One window from the genome of Helicobacter pylori encodes:
- the rplT gene encoding 50S ribosomal protein L20, translating to MRVKTGVVRRRRHKKVLKLARGFYSGRRKHFRKAKEQLERSMYYAFRDRKQKKREFRSLWVVRINAACRMHNTSYSRFMHALKVANIELDRKVLADMAMNDMQAFKSVLESVKEHL from the coding sequence ATGAGAGTTAAAACAGGCGTTGTGCGCAGAAGACGCCATAAAAAAGTCTTAAAACTCGCTAGAGGGTTTTATAGTGGCAGAAGAAAGCATTTTAGAAAGGCTAAAGAACAGCTTGAAAGGAGCATGTATTACGCCTTTAGGGATCGCAAACAAAAGAAAAGAGAGTTCAGGAGTTTGTGGGTGGTAAGGATCAATGCGGCTTGCAGAATGCACAATACAAGCTATTCGCGCTTCATGCATGCCCTAAAAGTGGCTAATATTGAATTAGACCGCAAGGTTTTAGCAGACATGGCGATGAATGACATGCAAGCTTTTAAGAGCGTGTTAGAGAGCGTGAAAGAGCATCTTTAA
- a CDS encoding DUF874 family protein encodes MKSVKIGKTNKVGKNTEMANTKTNKGTYFKGSDQIGGIFTKIAKKVREFVKKHPKKSNAALVVLTHVACKRAKELDDKVQDKSKQAEKENKINWWKYSGLTIATSFLLAACSVGDTDKQIELEQEKQKANKNGIELEQERQKTEQEKQKANKSGIELEQERQKTEQEKQKTIKTQKDFIKDLEQNCEEKHGQFFIKKARIKDSIAIEVEAECKTPKPTKTNQTPIQPKHLPNSKQPHSQRGSKAQELIAYLQKELESLPYSQKAIAKQVNFYRPSSIAYLELDPRDFNVTEEWQNENLKIRSKAQAKMLEMRNPQANLSSFQSFSIIQNIVADINKEIEAAANTEKKAEKAGYGYSKRM; translated from the coding sequence ATGAAATCAGTAAAAATAGGAAAAACAAATAAAGTCGGTAAGAACACAGAGATGGCTAACACAAAGACAAATAAAGGGACTTATTTTAAAGGATCAGATCAAATTGGTGGGATTTTTACAAAAATTGCAAAGAAAGTTAGAGAATTTGTAAAAAAACATCCCAAGAAAAGCAATGCGGCATTAGTAGTATTAACCCATGTTGCATGCAAGAGAGCAAAAGAATTAGACGATAAAGTCCAAGATAAATCCAAACAAGCTGAAAAAGAGAATAAAATCAATTGGTGGAAATATTCAGGATTAACAATAGCGACAAGTTTCTTATTAGCCGCTTGTAGTGTTGGTGATACTGATAAACAAATAGAACTAGAACAAGAAAAGCAAAAGGCAAACAAGAATGGGATAGAGTTAGAACAAGAAAGACAAAAGACAGAACAAGAAAAACAAAAGGCGAACAAGAGTGGGATAGAGTTAGAACAAGAAAGACAAAAGACAGAACAAGAAAAACAAAAGACCATTAAAACACAGAAAGATTTCATTAAAGACCTAGAACAAAATTGCGAAGAAAAACATGGTCAATTCTTTATTAAAAAAGCAAGAATTAAAGATAGTATTGCTATAGAAGTAGAAGCTGAATGCAAAACCCCTAAACCCACAAAAACAAACCAAACCCCTATCCAGCCAAAACACCTTCCAAACTCTAAACAACCCCACTCTCAAAGAGGATCAAAAGCGCAAGAGCTTATAGCTTATTTGCAAAAAGAGCTAGAATCTCTGCCCTATTCACAAAAAGCTATCGCTAAACAAGTGAATTTTTATAGACCAAGTTCTATCGCCTATTTAGAACTAGACCCTAGAGATTTTAATGTTACAGAAGAATGGCAAAACGAAAATCTAAAAATACGCTCTAAAGCTCAAGCTAAAATGCTTGAAATGAGAAACCCACAAGCCAACCTTTCATCCTTTCAAAGCTTTTCAATCATTCAAAACATCGTTGCTGATATTAATAAAGAAATAGAAGCAGCGGCTAATACTGAAAAAAAAGCAGAAAAAGCGGGTTATGGTTATAGTAAAAGGATGTAG
- a CDS encoding L-serine ammonia-lyase: MASFSILSIFKIGVGPSSSHTIGPMEAGARFCGLLKGVLEQVERVQITLHGSLALTGKGHLSDEAVLIGLHGIYANELEVTTKKALLHEVFENKVLKLANQHHIPFDYAKDLIFDNKPLARHQNALILKAFNAKNEVLKEETYYSVGGGFVYTEKELDNLSEEGENESIAYDFSSAKELLELCQKYQKNIAEIVRLREDALKNRPDAMMAKIYHAMLECYDNGANSKERYLPGSLKVTRLAPSIKTRLEKHPTSGKDPLALIDYISLYARAIAEENASGGKVVTAPTNGACAVVPSVLLYAKNHLFENLSQKAINDFLLTSAAIGYLYKKNASLSGAEAGCQAEIGVASSMAAGGLAHLCQATTQQVLIASEIAMEHHLGLTCDPVGGLVQIPCIERNVLGAIKAISASKLALEDEYKPKVSLDEVIATMYATGKDMNEKYKETSLGGLAKTLKC, from the coding sequence ATGGCTAGTTTTTCTATTTTATCTATTTTTAAAATCGGCGTGGGGCCTAGCTCTTCACACACTATAGGGCCTATGGAAGCTGGAGCGAGATTTTGCGGGTTGTTAAAAGGCGTTTTAGAGCAGGTTGAACGCGTTCAAATCACCTTGCATGGCTCATTAGCCTTGACCGGTAAAGGGCATTTGAGCGATGAGGCGGTTTTAATTGGCTTGCATGGCATTTATGCTAACGAATTGGAGGTAACAACCAAAAAAGCCTTATTGCATGAAGTGTTTGAAAACAAAGTTTTAAAACTCGCTAACCAGCATCATATCCCTTTTGATTACGCTAAAGATTTGATTTTTGACAATAAGCCTTTAGCCAGACACCAAAACGCCCTCATTCTAAAAGCTTTTAACGCTAAAAATGAGGTTTTAAAAGAAGAAACTTACTATTCTGTCGGTGGAGGGTTTGTCTATACTGAAAAAGAATTAGACAACTTGTCTGAAGAGGGTGAAAATGAAAGTATTGCCTATGATTTTTCAAGCGCTAAGGAATTGCTAGAATTATGCCAAAAATACCAAAAAAACATCGCTGAAATCGTGCGCTTGAGAGAAGACGCCCTGAAAAACCGCCCTGATGCAATGATGGCTAAAATTTACCATGCGATGCTTGAGTGTTATGATAATGGGGCTAATTCTAAAGAAAGGTATCTGCCTGGTTCTTTGAAAGTAACACGATTGGCCCCAAGCATTAAAACGCGTTTAGAAAAACACCCCACAAGCGGGAAAGACCCCTTAGCGTTGATTGATTACATTTCGCTTTACGCTCGCGCCATTGCTGAAGAAAACGCCAGCGGAGGCAAGGTGGTAACCGCCCCCACTAATGGAGCGTGCGCGGTGGTGCCAAGCGTGCTTTTATACGCTAAAAACCATTTGTTTGAAAATTTATCGCAAAAGGCCATCAATGATTTTTTACTCACTAGCGCGGCGATTGGCTATCTTTACAAGAAAAACGCTTCCTTGAGCGGCGCAGAAGCCGGGTGTCAGGCTGAAATTGGCGTGGCAAGCTCTATGGCTGCGGGGGGGTTAGCCCATTTGTGCCAAGCGACCACGCAACAGGTTTTGATCGCTAGTGAAATCGCTATGGAGCACCATTTAGGATTGACATGCGATCCGGTGGGGGGCTTGGTGCAAATCCCTTGCATTGAACGCAATGTTTTAGGGGCGATTAAAGCGATCAGCGCTTCTAAATTAGCCTTAGAAGATGAATACAAGCCTAAAGTGAGCCTAGATGAAGTGATCGCTACGATGTATGCGACCGGGAAAGACATGAATGAAAAATACAAAGAGACCTCGTTAGGGGGGTTAGCCAAAACCTTAAAATGCTAA
- the ppsA gene encoding pyruvate, water dikinase — protein sequence MRYIKFFKELNNKNVNLVGGKNASIGEMFQELVPIGIKVPDGFAITSEAYWYLLEQGGAKQKIIELLENVDATEIDVLKIRSKQIRELIFGTPFPSDLRDEIFQAYEILSQQYHMKEADVAVRSSATAEDLPDASFAGQQDTYLNIKGKTELIHYIKSCLASLFTDRAISYRASRGFDHLKVALSVGVQKMVRADKGSAGVMFSIDTETGFKDAVFITSAWGLGENVVGGTINPDEFYVFKPTLEQNKRPIIKRQLGNKTQKMVYAPRGSEHPTRNIKTTKKEWQSFSLSDEDVLILAKYAIEIEKHYSKEAKQYRPMDIEWAKDGESGEIFIVQARPETVQSQKSKEENQVFEKFKFKNPNEKKEIILQGRAIGSKIGSGKVRIINDLEHMNSFKEGEILVTDNTDPDWEPCMKKASAVITNRGGRTCHAAIVAREIGVPAIVGVSGATDSLYTGMEITVSCAEGEEGYVYAGIYEHEIERVELSNMQETQTKIYINIGNPEKAFGFSQLPNHGVGLARMEMIILNQIKAHPLALVDLHHKKSVKEKNEIENLMAGYANPKDFFVKKIAEGIGMISAAFYPKPVIVRTSDFKSNEYMRMLGGSSYEPNEENPMLGYRGASRYYSESYNEAFSWECEALALVREEMGLTNMKVMIPFLRTIEEGKKVLEILRKNNLESGKNGLEIYIMCELPVNVILADDFLSLFDGFSIGSNDLTQLTLGVDRDSELVSHVFDERNEAMLRMFKKAIEACKRHNKYCGICGQAPSDYPEVTEFLVKEGITSISLNPDSVIPTWNAVAKLEKELKEHGLTAR from the coding sequence GTGCGATATATCAAGTTTTTCAAAGAGTTGAACAATAAGAATGTGAATCTGGTTGGGGGCAAGAACGCTAGCATTGGTGAAATGTTTCAAGAACTAGTGCCAATTGGGATTAAAGTGCCTGATGGCTTTGCGATCACGAGCGAAGCGTATTGGTATCTTTTAGAGCAAGGGGGGGCTAAACAAAAAATCATAGAGCTTTTAGAAAATGTTGATGCCACCGAAATTGATGTGTTGAAAATCCGCTCCAAACAAATCAGAGAGCTTATTTTTGGCACGCCTTTTCCTAGCGATTTGAGAGATGAGATTTTTCAAGCTTATGAAATTTTAAGCCAGCAATACCACATGAAAGAAGCCGATGTGGCTGTAAGGAGCTCCGCTACTGCAGAAGATTTGCCGGACGCTTCTTTTGCCGGACAGCAAGACACTTATTTAAACATTAAGGGTAAAACAGAATTGATCCACTATATCAAATCCTGTTTAGCGTCGCTTTTTACCGACAGAGCGATTAGCTATAGAGCGAGTCGTGGGTTTGATCATTTAAAAGTCGCCCTGAGCGTGGGGGTGCAAAAAATGGTGCGAGCGGATAAAGGCAGCGCGGGCGTGATGTTTTCTATTGACACTGAAACCGGTTTTAAAGACGCGGTGTTTATCACTTCAGCGTGGGGGTTAGGCGAAAATGTGGTGGGCGGCACGATAAACCCCGATGAATTTTATGTGTTTAAGCCCACTTTAGAGCAAAACAAACGCCCCATTATCAAACGCCAACTCGGCAATAAAACGCAAAAAATGGTCTATGCCCCAAGAGGTAGCGAACACCCCACCAGAAATATTAAAACCACCAAAAAAGAATGGCAATCCTTTTCATTGAGCGATGAAGACGTGCTGATTTTAGCCAAATACGCCATTGAAATTGAAAAACATTACTCTAAAGAAGCCAAACAATACCGCCCTATGGATATAGAATGGGCTAAAGATGGCGAGAGCGGGGAAATCTTTATCGTTCAAGCACGCCCAGAAACCGTTCAAAGCCAAAAAAGTAAAGAAGAAAATCAAGTCTTTGAAAAATTCAAATTCAAAAACCCTAACGAAAAAAAAGAGATTATCTTACAAGGCAGAGCGATTGGGAGTAAAATCGGCTCAGGGAAAGTGCGTATCATCAATGATTTGGAGCATATGAATTCTTTTAAAGAGGGCGAAATTTTAGTTACCGATAACACCGACCCAGATTGGGAGCCTTGCATGAAAAAAGCGAGCGCGGTTATCACTAATCGTGGAGGGCGCACTTGCCATGCGGCGATTGTGGCGAGAGAAATTGGCGTGCCAGCCATTGTTGGGGTGAGCGGGGCGACTGATAGCCTTTATACCGGCATGGAAATCACGGTTTCTTGCGCTGAGGGCGAAGAGGGCTATGTGTATGCAGGCATTTATGAGCATGAAATTGAAAGGGTGGAGCTTTCTAACATGCAAGAAACGCAAACAAAAATTTACATCAATATTGGAAACCCTGAAAAAGCCTTTGGCTTTTCTCAACTCCCTAATCACGGCGTAGGGTTAGCCAGAATGGAAATGATTATTTTAAATCAAATCAAAGCCCACCCTTTAGCATTAGTGGATTTGCACCACAAAAAAAGCGTGAAAGAAAAAAATGAAATTGAAAACCTCATGGCAGGCTATGCTAACCCTAAAGATTTTTTTGTGAAAAAAATCGCTGAAGGCATTGGCATGATCAGTGCGGCGTTTTACCCTAAACCTGTCATTGTAAGGACTAGCGATTTCAAATCCAACGAATACATGCGCATGCTTGGCGGCTCTAGCTATGAGCCTAATGAAGAAAACCCCATGCTTGGATATAGAGGGGCTAGTCGGTATTATTCAGAAAGCTATAATGAAGCGTTTTCATGGGAGTGCGAAGCCTTAGCGTTGGTGAGGGAAGAAATGGGATTAACCAACATGAAAGTGATGATCCCTTTTTTACGCACCATTGAAGAAGGTAAAAAAGTCCTAGAGATCTTAAGAAAAAACAATTTAGAATCCGGTAAAAACGGGCTTGAAATCTATATCATGTGTGAATTACCCGTGAATGTCATTTTGGCTGATGATTTCTTAAGCTTGTTTGATGGCTTTTCTATTGGCTCTAATGATTTAACCCAGCTCACTTTAGGCGTGGATAGAGACAGCGAATTAGTCAGCCATGTCTTTGATGAAAGGAATGAAGCGATGCTAAGAATGTTTAAAAAAGCGATTGAAGCTTGTAAAAGGCACAACAAATATTGCGGGATTTGTGGGCAAGCCCCAAGCGATTACCCTGAAGTAACAGAGTTTTTAGTCAAAGAGGGCATCACTTCCATTTCTTTAAACCCTGATAGCGTGATCCCCACTTGGAACGCTGTAGCCAAGTTAGAAAAAGAGTTGAAAGAGCATGGCTTAACTGCGCGTTGA
- a CDS encoding outer membrane protein, producing MKKSVIVGAISLAMTSLLSAETPKQEKAIKTSPTKKGERNAAFIGIDYQLGMLSTTAQNCSHGNCNGNQSGAYGSNTPNMPTASNPTGGLTHGALGTRGYKGLSNQQYAINGFGFVVGYKHFFKKAPQFGMRYYGFFDFASSYYKYYTYNDYGMRDARKGSQSFMFGYGAGTDVLFNPAIFNRENLHFGFFLGVAIGGTSWGPTNYYFKDLADEYRGSFHPSNFQVLVNGGIRLGTKHQGFEIGLKIQTIRNNYYTASADNVPEGVTYKFTFHRPYAFYWRYIVSF from the coding sequence ATGAAGAAATCTGTTATAGTAGGTGCTATCTCTCTAGCAATGACAAGCTTATTGTCAGCAGAGACCCCTAAGCAAGAAAAAGCTATTAAGACTAGCCCTACCAAAAAAGGTGAAAGAAATGCTGCTTTTATAGGGATTGATTACCAGTTGGGTATGCTCAGCACTACCGCTCAAAATTGTTCCCATGGGAATTGTAATGGTAATCAAAGTGGGGCTTACGGCTCTAATACGCCTAACATGCCTACAGCGTCAAACCCAACAGGAGGGCTTACTCATGGCGCTCTAGGGACTCGTGGGTATAAAGGCTTAAGCAACCAACAATACGCTATCAATGGTTTTGGGTTTGTTGTAGGGTATAAGCATTTTTTTAAGAAAGCCCCACAATTTGGAATGCGTTATTACGGATTCTTTGATTTTGCAAGCTCTTATTATAAGTATTACACTTATAATGATTATGGCATGAGAGACGCTCGCAAGGGTTCTCAAAGTTTCATGTTTGGCTATGGGGCTGGCACAGATGTGTTGTTTAACCCGGCTATTTTCAATCGTGAGAACTTGCATTTTGGGTTTTTCTTAGGCGTTGCGATTGGTGGCACCTCTTGGGGTCCAACAAACTATTATTTCAAGGACTTGGCTGATGAATACAGAGGGAGTTTCCACCCTTCAAATTTCCAGGTCTTAGTGAATGGAGGGATTCGTTTAGGCACGAAACACCAAGGTTTTGAAATTGGCTTGAAAATCCAAACCATTCGCAACAATTATTATACCGCTAGTGCGGATAATGTTCCTGAAGGGGTTACTTATAAATTCACCTTTCACCGCCCCTATGCCTTTTATTGGCGTTACATTGTAAGCTTTTAA
- the infC gene encoding translation initiation factor IF-3 — protein MSRSEVLLNGDINFKEVRCVGDDGEVYGIISSKEALKIAQNLGLDLVLISASAKPPVCKVMDYNKFRYQNEKKIKEAKKKQKQIEIKEIKLSTQIAQNDINYKVKHAREFIEANKHVKFKVVLKGRESQNSKAGLDVLLRVQTMMQDLANPEKEPKTEGRFVSWMFVPKAKEAPKNEKKTKENNPPFNRINLMKGENHAKNED, from the coding sequence TTGAGTAGAAGCGAAGTGTTGTTAAACGGAGACATTAATTTTAAAGAAGTGCGTTGCGTGGGCGATGATGGCGAAGTGTATGGGATTATTTCTTCTAAAGAAGCGCTAAAAATCGCTCAAAATTTAGGCTTGGATTTGGTTTTGATTTCAGCGAGCGCGAAACCTCCCGTGTGTAAGGTGATGGATTATAATAAATTCCGCTACCAAAATGAAAAGAAAATCAAGGAAGCCAAGAAAAAGCAAAAGCAAATTGAAATCAAAGAGATCAAGCTTTCCACTCAAATCGCGCAAAACGATATTAACTATAAAGTCAAGCATGCGAGAGAATTTATTGAAGCCAATAAGCATGTCAAATTCAAAGTGGTTTTAAAGGGTAGGGAAAGCCAAAACTCAAAAGCCGGGCTTGATGTGCTTTTGAGAGTCCAAACGATGATGCAAGATTTAGCCAACCCTGAAAAAGAGCCAAAAACCGAGGGGCGTTTCGTTTCGTGGATGTTTGTGCCTAAGGCTAAAGAAGCCCCAAAAAACGAAAAGAAAACTAAAGAAAATAACCCGCCTTTTAATCGTATTAACCTTATGAAAGGAGAAAATCATGCCAAAAATGAAGACTAA
- a CDS encoding DUF1104 domain-containing protein, with product MKKLAVSLLFTGTFLGLFLNASDFKSMNNQQLLEQAGKVAPSEVPEFRAEVNKRLAVMKEEERKSYKADFKKAMDKNLASLSQEDRNKRKKEILEAIANKKKTMTMKEYRQMGLDLHDCACEGPFHDHEKKGKKGKQPSHHKH from the coding sequence ATGAAAAAATTAGCGGTTTCTTTATTATTTACAGGGACTTTTTTGGGGCTTTTTTTGAATGCGAGCGATTTTAAAAGCATGAACAATCAGCAACTATTAGAGCAAGCAGGGAAAGTTGCTCCTAGCGAAGTTCCAGAGTTTCGCGCAGAAGTCAATAAGCGATTAGCAGTGATGAAAGAAGAAGAGCGTAAAAGTTATAAAGCGGATTTTAAAAAAGCGATGGATAAAAATTTAGCTTCTTTAAGCCAAGAAGATCGCAACAAGCGTAAAAAAGAAATTCTTGAAGCGATTGCTAACAAAAAGAAGACAATGACCATGAAAGAATACCGCCAAATGGGGTTGGATTTGCATGATTGTGCATGTGAAGGCCCTTTTCATGATCATGAGAAAAAGGGAAAAAAGGGGAAACAACCAAGCCATCATAAGCATTAA
- the thrS gene encoding threonine--tRNA ligase: MSAELIAVYKDEQIIDLESAKVLGLSDGIKALKGSEPIFFDDSPLALEVIRHSCAHLLAQSLKALYPDAKFFVGPVVEEGFYYDFKTASKISEEDLPKIEAKMKEFAKLKLAITKETLTREQALERFKGDELKHAVMSKISGDIFGVYKQGEFEDLCKGPHLPNTRFLNHFKLTKLAGAYLGGDENNEMLIRIYGIAFATKEGLKDYLFQIEEAKKRDHRKLGVELGLFSFDDEIGAGLPLWLPKGARLRKRIEDLLSQALLLRGYEPVKGPEILKSDVWKISGHYDNYKENMYFTTIDEQEYGIKPMNCVGHIKVYQSALHSYRDLPLRFYEYGVVHRHEKSGVLHGLLRVREFTQDDAHIFCSFEQIQSEVSAILDFTHKIMEAFGFSYEMELSTRPAKSIGDDEVWEKATNALKEALKEHRIDYKIDEGGGAFYGPKIDIKITDVLKRKWQCGTIQVDMNLPERFKLAFTNERNHAEQPVMIHRAILGSFERFIAILSEHFGGNFPFFVAPTQIALIPINEEHHVFALKLKEKLKKRDIFVEVLDKNDSLNKKVRLAEKQKIPMILVLGNEEVETEILSIRDREKQAQYKMPLKEFLNMVESKMQEVSF, from the coding sequence ATGAGTGCGGAATTGATTGCTGTTTATAAAGACGAGCAAATAATAGATTTAGAGAGCGCGAAAGTCTTAGGGCTGAGCGATGGGATTAAAGCGTTAAAAGGGAGTGAGCCGATATTTTTTGATGATTCGCCTTTGGCTTTAGAGGTGATCAGGCATTCATGCGCACATTTGCTTGCGCAAAGCTTGAAAGCCCTTTATCCGGACGCGAAATTTTTTGTAGGCCCTGTGGTAGAAGAGGGGTTTTATTACGATTTCAAGACCGCTTCAAAAATCAGCGAAGAGGATTTGCCTAAAATTGAAGCGAAAATGAAAGAGTTTGCGAAGTTGAAACTCGCTATCACTAAAGAGACTTTAACCAGAGAGCAAGCTTTGGAGCGTTTTAAGGGCGATGAATTAAAGCATGCGGTGATGAGTAAAATCAGTGGCGATATATTTGGCGTGTATAAACAAGGCGAGTTTGAAGATTTGTGTAAGGGGCCGCATCTCCCAAACACCCGTTTTTTAAACCATTTCAAGCTCACTAAACTGGCTGGGGCTTATTTGGGTGGCGATGAAAACAATGAAATGCTCATTAGAATCTATGGCATCGCTTTTGCCACCAAAGAGGGTTTAAAAGACTATCTTTTCCAAATAGAAGAAGCGAAAAAACGAGATCACAGAAAGTTAGGCGTGGAGCTAGGGCTTTTTAGCTTTGATGATGAGATAGGGGCGGGCTTGCCTTTATGGCTGCCTAAAGGGGCAAGACTCAGAAAACGCATTGAAGATTTATTGAGTCAAGCGTTACTTTTAAGAGGTTATGAGCCGGTTAAAGGCCCTGAGATTTTAAAGAGCGATGTGTGGAAAATCAGTGGGCATTATGACAACTATAAAGAAAACATGTATTTCACCACGATTGATGAGCAAGAATACGGCATAAAGCCCATGAATTGTGTGGGGCATATTAAAGTCTATCAAAGCGCTTTGCACAGCTACAGAGATTTGCCCTTAAGGTTTTATGAATACGGCGTGGTGCATCGGCATGAAAAAAGCGGCGTGTTGCATGGGCTTTTAAGGGTTAGGGAATTCACCCAAGACGATGCACATATTTTTTGCTCTTTTGAACAAATCCAAAGCGAAGTGAGTGCGATTTTAGATTTTACGCATAAGATCATGGAAGCGTTTGGTTTTAGCTATGAAATGGAATTATCCACTAGACCGGCTAAATCCATAGGCGATGATGAAGTTTGGGAAAAGGCCACTAACGCTTTAAAAGAAGCCCTAAAGGAGCACCGCATTGATTATAAGATTGATGAAGGAGGAGGGGCTTTCTATGGGCCTAAGATTGACATTAAAATCACTGACGTTTTAAAGCGTAAATGGCAGTGCGGCACGATTCAAGTGGATATGAATTTGCCTGAACGCTTCAAGCTCGCTTTCACTAATGAGCGCAATCACGCTGAACAGCCAGTGATGATCCACAGAGCGATTTTAGGCTCGTTTGAAAGGTTCATTGCGATTTTGAGCGAACATTTTGGGGGGAATTTCCCTTTCTTTGTCGCGCCCACTCAAATCGCTCTCATTCCTATTAATGAAGAGCATCATGTTTTTGCTTTGAAATTAAAAGAGAAACTAAAAAAGCGCGATATTTTTGTAGAAGTGCTGGATAAAAACGACAGCTTGAATAAAAAGGTGCGATTAGCCGAAAAGCAAAAAATCCCTATGATTTTAGTGTTAGGGAATGAGGAAGTGGAGACCGAAATTTTATCCATTAGAGACAGAGAAAAACAAGCTCAATATAAAATGCCCTTAAAGGAGTTTTTAAACATGGTTGAATCTAAGATGCAAGAGGTTAGTTTTTGA
- the rpmI gene encoding 50S ribosomal protein L35 — translation MPKMKTNRGASKRFKVKKNLIKRGSAFKSHILTKKSPKRKANLNAPKHVHHTNAHSVMSLLCRA, via the coding sequence ATGCCAAAAATGAAGACTAATCGCGGCGCGTCTAAGCGTTTCAAAGTCAAAAAAAACTTGATTAAGCGTGGCAGCGCTTTTAAAAGCCATATTTTGACTAAAAAAAGCCCTAAGCGTAAAGCCAATCTAAACGCGCCAAAACATGTGCATCACACTAACGCGCATTCTGTCATGTCGTTGCTTTGCAGGGCTTAG
- a CDS encoding serine/threonine transporter, with protein MVQEKAVPRDPKKLNLFDLRWMVSLFGTAVGAGILFLPIRAGGHGIWAIVVMSAIIFPLTYLGHRALAYFIGSKDKEDITMVVRSHFGAQWGFLITLLYFFAIYPICLAYGVGITNVFDHFFTNQLHLAPFHRGLLAVALVSLMMLVMVFNATIVTRICNALVYPLCLILLLFSLYLIPYWQGANLFVMPSFKEFVLAIWLTLPVLVFSFNHSPIISTFTQNVEKEYGAFKEYKLNQIELGTSLMLLGFVMFFVFSCVMCLNADDFVKAREQNIPILSYFANTLNNPLINYAGPVVAFLAIFSSFFGHYYGAKEGLEGIIIQSLKLKKASKPLNISVTIFLWLTITLVAYINPNILDFIENLGGPIIALILFVMPMIAFYSISSLKRFRNFKVDIFVFIFGSLTALSVFLGLF; from the coding sequence ATGGTGCAAGAAAAAGCAGTTCCAAGAGATCCTAAAAAACTCAATTTGTTTGATTTGCGTTGGATGGTGTCCTTATTTGGCACGGCGGTGGGGGCTGGGATTTTATTTTTGCCTATTAGAGCCGGTGGGCATGGGATATGGGCTATTGTGGTGATGAGCGCGATTATATTCCCTTTAACTTATCTGGGGCATAGAGCTTTAGCTTATTTCATAGGATCTAAAGATAAAGAAGACATTACCATGGTCGTTCGCTCTCATTTTGGCGCTCAATGGGGTTTTCTTATCACTTTGCTTTATTTCTTTGCGATTTATCCTATTTGTTTGGCTTATGGGGTGGGTATCACTAATGTGTTTGATCATTTCTTCACTAACCAGTTGCATTTAGCGCCTTTCCATCGGGGCTTACTGGCTGTAGCGTTAGTTTCTTTAATGATGTTGGTGATGGTTTTTAACGCTACGATTGTTACGCGCATTTGTAACGCTTTGGTGTATCCCTTATGCTTGATCTTATTGCTTTTTTCTTTGTATCTTATCCCTTATTGGCAGGGCGCTAACCTTTTTGTGATGCCGAGTTTTAAAGAATTTGTGTTAGCTATTTGGCTAACCTTACCGGTGCTTGTGTTTTCATTCAACCATAGCCCCATCATTTCAACCTTCACTCAAAATGTGGAAAAAGAATACGGCGCTTTCAAAGAGTATAAACTCAATCAAATTGAATTAGGGACATCGCTGATGCTTTTAGGGTTTGTGATGTTTTTTGTGTTTTCGTGCGTCATGTGCTTGAATGCTGACGATTTTGTGAAAGCAAGGGAACAAAATATCCCCATTTTAAGCTATTTTGCTAACACTTTAAACAACCCTTTAATCAATTATGCGGGGCCTGTGGTGGCTTTTTTAGCGATTTTTTCATCTTTTTTTGGGCATTATTATGGGGCTAAGGAGGGTTTAGAAGGTATTATCATTCAAAGTTTAAAGTTGAAAAAAGCTTCTAAGCCCTTGAATATTAGCGTAACGATTTTTTTATGGCTGACTATCACGCTTGTGGCTTATATTAACCCTAATATCTTGGATTTTATTGAAAATTTAGGCGGCCCCATTATCGCGCTCATTCTGTTTGTGATGCCTATGATAGCTTTTTATAGCATTTCTAGTTTGAAGCGTTTTAGAAACTTTAAAGTGGATATTTTTGTGTTTATTTTTGGGAGCTTGACGGCTTTGAGCGTGTTTTTAGGACTATTTTAA